One window from the genome of Engraulis encrasicolus isolate BLACKSEA-1 chromosome 16, IST_EnEncr_1.0, whole genome shotgun sequence encodes:
- the LOC134466307 gene encoding uncharacterized protein LOC134466307 isoform X1, protein MQELTVFLFFIFFTKGVAVDVNQTVTAKEGNVTFHADIPRENSTEVNSPTIRRGHSDNTAQCVLVCSVKNGEEVILSLYGGDDLLNQTSSPNITVDLSVSLVAENGNRSIFSCMASNPARNKTTPVNTSDFCAQDSMVLQIIGALCMTFICCFLVVAVYYAHKTLRTIKFEAHHSVEEINYADVSIQAHSFNPLIDVTSESASEIETLVQCSEDHIVYSDVKIC, encoded by the exons ATGCAGGAGTTAACGGtattcctcttcttcatcttctttactAAGG GTGTGGCAGTTGATGTGAATCAGACTGTGACCGCAAAGGAGGGAAATGTTACTTTTCATGCAGACATCCCGAGAGAGAATTCCA CTGAAGTAAACTCTCCCACCATCAGAAGGGGACACTCTGACAACACAGCCCAGTGTGTACTGGTGTGTTCAGTGAAGAATGGGGAAGAAGTCATCTTGTCCTTGTATGGTGGAGATGATTTGCTGAACCAGACCAGCAGTCCAAACATCACTGTAGACCTTTCGGTCTCTCTGGTGGCAGAAAATGGAAATCGTAGCATCTTCTCTTGCATGGCCTCGAACCCAGCCCGGAATAAGACAACTCCAGTCAACACATCAGATTTCTGTGCTCAAG ATTCTATGGTTCTGCAAATAATTGGAGCTTTATGCATGACTTTCATATGTTGCTTCCTGGTGGTAGCGGTATATTATGCCCACAAGACACTCAGGACAATCAAATTTGAAG CACACCATAGTGTTGAGGAGATCAACTATGCTGATGTCAGcattcaagcacactcgttcaaCCCCCTA ATAGATGTCACCAGTGAATCAGCATCTGAAATCGAGACCTTGGTGCAATGTTCGGAGGACCATATTGTGTACTCAGATGTTAAAATATGCTAA
- the LOC134466307 gene encoding uncharacterized protein LOC134466307 isoform X2 gives MSLPEAHLVTRQGRQSLGAPKPIDAEVNSPTIRRGHSDNTAQCVLVCSVKNGEEVILSLYGGDDLLNQTSSPNITVDLSVSLVAENGNRSIFSCMASNPARNKTTPVNTSDFCAQDSMVLQIIGALCMTFICCFLVVAVYYAHKTLRTIKFEAHHSVEEINYADVSIQAHSFNPLIDVTSESASEIETLVQCSEDHIVYSDVKIC, from the exons ATGTCActgccagaggcgcatcttgtcaccaggcaaggcaggcagtcgcttggggcccccaagcctatagatg CTGAAGTAAACTCTCCCACCATCAGAAGGGGACACTCTGACAACACAGCCCAGTGTGTACTGGTGTGTTCAGTGAAGAATGGGGAAGAAGTCATCTTGTCCTTGTATGGTGGAGATGATTTGCTGAACCAGACCAGCAGTCCAAACATCACTGTAGACCTTTCGGTCTCTCTGGTGGCAGAAAATGGAAATCGTAGCATCTTCTCTTGCATGGCCTCGAACCCAGCCCGGAATAAGACAACTCCAGTCAACACATCAGATTTCTGTGCTCAAG ATTCTATGGTTCTGCAAATAATTGGAGCTTTATGCATGACTTTCATATGTTGCTTCCTGGTGGTAGCGGTATATTATGCCCACAAGACACTCAGGACAATCAAATTTGAAG CACACCATAGTGTTGAGGAGATCAACTATGCTGATGTCAGcattcaagcacactcgttcaaCCCCCTA ATAGATGTCACCAGTGAATCAGCATCTGAAATCGAGACCTTGGTGCAATGTTCGGAGGACCATATTGTGTACTCAGATGTTAAAATATGCTAA
- the LOC134465186 gene encoding uncharacterized protein LOC134465186, giving the protein MRTILLFNCLSLLALMILTSTEAESGNSSQTPSTNSKTVSTATSARPTPTNASLPVAQTTNATEASSTHSTSTRAVTTTQSPVTPTSSPATSTTPPSKPATKHTSAAPTPSSTGDSHPTSGNVKTVVILLVVVVVLVLVLVLGFRWASRQSGPVGDRARSCSQGLQQRLVLVVAAIEGCLGLSLCPRQRGQDEEAGDEQEEMTENNGEAGMGLGAGSRKDQVENQREEEKDEEEEEEKKEDQGEESGDSSDDYSSLEGVDLRERAKQREEGEDGDSENEAEGEAGAAEGELSLVNLEETSEGAEDKIKDNDLTVL; this is encoded by the coding sequence ATGAGGACCATACTTCTTTTCAACTGCTTGAGTCTACTAGCCCTCATGATCCTGACTTCAACTGAAGCTGAATCCGGCAACTCCTCCCAGACACCTTCTACCAATTCAAAAACTGTCTCCACGGCTACATCAGCTCGTCCTACCCCCACAAACGCAAGCTTGCCAGTTGCACAAACAACAAATGCCACAGAAGCATCATCCACACACTCAACAAGCACACGCGCTGTAACAACTACACAGAGCCCAGTAACCCCCACCAGCTCCCCTGCTACCTCAACTACACCTCCCAGCAAACCAGCCACAAAACACACCAGTGCTGCTCCCACGCCTTCCTCTACTGGTGATTCACATCCCACCTCCGGAAATGTGAAGACCGTAGTGATtctgctggtggtggtagtggtgctggTTCTGGTGCTGGTACTGGGCTTCAGGTGGGCTTCTCGCCAGAGCGGCCCCGTGGGGGACAGAGCTCGCAGCTGCTCCCAGGGCCTGCAACAGCGACTCGTGCTGGTCGTCGCGGCGATCGAAGGATGCCTGGGCCTCAGTCTGTGCCCTCGGCAACGCGGGCAGGACGAGGAGGCTGGAGACGAACAGGAGGAGATGACGGAGAACAATGGAGAGgcggggatggggttgggggcaGGGTCCCGGAAGGACCAGGTGGAGaaccagagagaggaagagaaagacgaggaagaggaggaagagaagaaagaagaccaAGGGGAGGAAAGTGGGGACTCCTCTGATGACTACTCCAGTTTGGAGGGTGTGGATCTTAGGGAGCGCGCTaaacagagggaggagggggaggacgggGATAGTGAGAATGAGGCTGAAGGGGAGGCGGGCGCAGCTGAGGGGGAGCTCAGCTTAGTCAACTTGGAGGAGACTAGTGAGGGAGCGGAGGATAAAATAAAGGACAATGATCTTACTGTGCTCTGA
- the LOC134465185 gene encoding ribosomal protein S6 kinase beta-2-like — translation MAGVFDIDLESEDASDVEEEVYDFTVTEVEQVQTEEVELTSASVNRDSERVGPDCFELLTVLGKGGYGKVFQVRKVQGTQTGKIFAMKVLKKAKIQCNAKDTAHTRAEREILETVRHPFIVELWYAFQTGGKLYLILECLSGGELFMQLEKEGIFMEDTACFYLGEITLALGHLHSNGIIYRDLKPENIMLNHQGHIKLTDFGLCKESIHDGTVTHTFCGTIEYMAPEILTRSGHNRAVDWWSLGALMYDMMTGSPPFTAENRKKTIDKILKCKINLPPYLTPDARDMIKRLLKKGPNSRLGSSKGDCEDIKKHPFFRHINWDDLLNKRIEPPYRPTLQSDEDVSQFDSRFTRQTPVDSPDDTTMSGSADHAFAGFTYVAPSVLESLKEGFSFEPRPRLVRRHTSSPHTPISPLKFSLTEPFKTSMDGESEYPVQSPPPPTDNSATQPIRTPARNKKKGHRR, via the exons ATGGCTGGGGTGTTTGACATCGACCTGGAGTCAGAAGACGCCAGTGATGTAGAG GAAGAAGTGTATGACTTCACCGTCACAGAAGTTGAACA GGTTCAAACGGAGGAGGTGGAGCTCACCAGTGCCAGTGTGAACAGAGATAGCGAAAGGGTGGGCCCAGACTGTTTTGAACTGCTCACTGTACTGGGTAAAGGAGGCTATGGCAAG GTCTTCCAAGTGAGGAAAGTTCAGGGAACGCAGACGGGCAAAATATTTGCTATGAAGGTGTTAAAAAAG GCTAAGATCCAATGCAATGCGAAAGACACCGCACACACTCGTGCAGAGCGAGAGATTCTGGAGACAGTGAGGCACCCATTTATAGTGGAACTGTGGTATGCCTTTCAGACTGGAGGGAAGCTTTACCTCATTCTGGAATGTCTCAGTG GAGGGGAGCTATTCATGCAATTGGAAAAAGAGGGAATCTTCATGGAAGACACAGCTTG CTTCTACCTGGGTGAAATAACACTAGCCCTTGGACATCTCCACTCCAACGGTATCATATACAGAGATCTGAAACCGGAAAACATCATGCTGAACCACCaag GACACATCAAGCTGACTGACTTTGGCCTGTGCAAGGAGTCCATTCATGATGGGACTGTGACACACACATTCTGTGGGACCATAGAATATAT GGCACCGGAGATACTCACGCGCTCGGGTCACAACAGAGCAGTGGACTGGTGGAGTCTCGGTGCGCTGATGTATGACATGATGACTGGCTCT cCTCCTTTCACTGCGGAGAATAGAAAGAAGACGATTGACAAGATTCTCAAGTGCAAGATcaacctccctccctacctcacaCCGGACGCCCGCGACATGATCAAAAGG CTACTAAAGAAGGGTCCAAATTCGAGACTGGGCTCAAGCAAGGGTGACTGTGAAGACATTAAG AAACATCCTTTCTTCCGGCACATCAACTGGGATGACCTGCTGAACAAGCGCATAGAACCTCCATACAGACCTACTCTG CAATCAGATGAAGATGTCAGCCAGTTTGACAGCCGCTTCACCCGCCAGACGCCGGTGGACAGCCCTGATGACACCACCATGAGTGGCAGCGCAGACCATGCCTTTGCT GGTTTTACGTATGTGGCTCCCTCAGTGCTGGAGAGTCTAAAAGAGGGCTTCTCCTTTGAGCCGCGACCCCGTCTTGTTCGTCGTCACACCAGCAGCCCTCACACGCCCATAAG CCCTCTTAAGTTCTCCCTCACCGAGCCCTTCAAGACCAGCATGGACGGAGAGTCGGAGTATCCCGTCCAGAGCCCTCCCCCGCCCACCGACAACAGTGCCACCCAGCCAATCAGGACGCCAGCGCGCAACAAGAAGAAGGGCCACCGGAGATGA